In Trifolium pratense cultivar HEN17-A07 linkage group LG7, ARS_RC_1.1, whole genome shotgun sequence, a genomic segment contains:
- the LOC123899111 gene encoding uncharacterized protein At4g15545-like, whose translation MSSQQGVGGGGSGNNNAVDFDLSDEILAVIPTDPYHQLDLARKITSMAIASRVSSLESDTGRLRQILLEKNRVINDLEDRVSTLTRASQQAHSALNNAVEQNAKLTKERDELAATVKKLSRDFAKLETFKKQLMRSLADDNPPQAETIDIRTCDQAVPKAYPDKDDDGNGYTTHHSYSGSADVGKTVDEAPRYSGQKFSLTPYITPRLTPTATPKVISTAASPRGYSAAVSPKQTSGATSPTKVSYDGRSSLSSWYPSSQQSSAANSPPRGRSIPGRTPKIDGKEFFRQARSRLSYEQFSAFLANIKELNAQKQTREETLRKADEIFGSDNKDLYLSFQGLLNRNVR comes from the exons ATGTCGTCGCAACAaggtgttggtggtggtggttcaGGAAACAACAATGCAGTGGATTTTGACCTATCTGACGAAATTCTGGCGGTTATACCAACGGACCCATACCATCAGCTGGATCTCGCTCGGAAAATAACTTCCATGGCAATTGCTTCTAGGGTTTCATCTCTTGAATCAGACACCGGTCGCCTTCGTCAGATTCTTCTAGAAAAGAACCGAGTTATCAATGACCTAGAGGACCGTGTTTCTACTCTCACTCGCGCTTCTCAACAGGCTCATTCTGCCCTAAATAATGCCGTTGAACAAAAT GCAAAGCTTACAAAGGAGAGGGATGAATTGGCAGCAACAGTCAAGAAGCTAAGTCGTGACTTTGCTAAG TTGGAGACATTCAAAAAACAACTGATGCGGTCGCTAGCTGACGACAATCCACCT CAAGCTGAAACCATTGATATTAGAACCTGTGACCAAGCAGTTCCAAAGGCATATCCTGATAAGG ATGATGATGGAAATGGCTATACAACACATCATTCATACAGTGGCTCAGCAGATGTGGGTAAAACAGTTGATGAAG CTCCCAGGTATTCAGGGCAAAAGTTTTCCTTGACCCCATATATAACACCACGTCTTACACCAACTGCAACTCCAAAAGTTATCTCAACGGCTGCTTCTCCAAGAGGATATTCTGCGGCTGTATCACCCAAGCAAACATCTGGTGCCACCTCTCCCACAAAAGTTTCATATGATGGACGGTCATCTCTCTCTTCATGGTATCCATCAAGTCAACAGTCATCAGCAGCAAATTCTCCACCTCGAGGACGATCAATTCCAG GTCGAACTCCAAAGATTGACGGAAAGGAGTTTTTTCGTCAAGCCAG GAGTCGCCTTTCATATGAACAATTCAGTGCATTTCTTGCTAACATAAAAGAATTAAATGCTCAGAAACAAACACGAGAG GAAACTTTGAGAAAGGCAGATGAGATATTTGGGTCTGATAACAAAGATCTTTACCTATCTTTTCAAGGATTGCTTAACCGGAATGTACGCTAG